In the Geobacter sp. FeAm09 genome, one interval contains:
- a CDS encoding LEA type 2 family protein codes for MGRLIILFILVFHLTACAALVTPPQVALKHTNLVALDTAGFDVECHLGVTNPNSFDISLRGYSYDLQVMALPLAAGGLQQTVVFPAGRETDLRLPVRIRYHDLIEILKRLPAPDRIPYRLDARLHLDTPLGEMVIPVTSDDTLSLPEAYRPGTYLNRIGDILKGVR; via the coding sequence ATGGGACGTCTCATCATCCTTTTCATCCTGGTTTTTCACCTGACGGCCTGCGCCGCGCTCGTCACGCCCCCCCAGGTGGCACTCAAACACACGAATCTCGTCGCGCTGGACACCGCCGGCTTCGACGTGGAATGTCACCTGGGGGTAACCAACCCCAATTCTTTCGACATCTCGTTGCGGGGCTATTCCTATGACCTCCAGGTCATGGCCCTGCCTCTCGCCGCCGGCGGTCTCCAGCAGACCGTCGTCTTCCCGGCGGGGCGGGAGACGGACCTGCGCCTTCCGGTACGGATCAGGTACCATGACCTGATCGAGATCCTCAAGCGCCTGCCCGCCCCGGACAGGATCCCCTACCGCCTGGATGCCCGGCTGCACCTGGATACCCCCCTTGGGGAGATGGTCATACCGGTGACCAGCGACGACACCCTTTCCCTGCCGGAGGCATACCGGCCCGGCACCTACCTGAACCGCATCGGAGACATCCTGAAGGGCGTGCGCTGA
- a CDS encoding transglycosylase SLT domain-containing protein: MRKKLLCLTCLLVLAGCENTPVKKTEPQAAATTPIESPLDREIKSLLEKGISMSERKRQVSAIEAAFTRRTTPQRARQLAALCFTKTLGTPFMPFDLAEIALAETGGSRLSGVAVSSKGALGVWQLMPQRAKSHGYTPQDMENDEKCAEAAVRELFTKLHIADGNLERAKKLYCGQGPQANAYLKKIRHLRLEMLTEMERQTEHIAMEESGIKTP, from the coding sequence ATGCGAAAAAAACTACTCTGCTTAACATGCCTGCTGGTGCTGGCAGGCTGCGAAAACACTCCGGTCAAAAAGACGGAGCCGCAGGCCGCTGCCACCACTCCCATCGAATCGCCTTTGGACCGGGAGATCAAGAGCCTCCTGGAGAAAGGCATCTCCATGAGCGAACGCAAGCGTCAGGTAAGCGCCATAGAAGCCGCTTTCACCCGCCGCACAACCCCACAACGGGCACGCCAACTGGCAGCCCTCTGTTTCACCAAAACCCTCGGCACCCCTTTCATGCCCTTTGACCTGGCCGAGATCGCCCTGGCCGAGACCGGCGGAAGCCGCCTCTCCGGCGTGGCCGTTTCTTCCAAGGGGGCTCTTGGCGTGTGGCAGCTCATGCCGCAGCGGGCCAAAAGCCACGGCTACACCCCCCAGGACATGGAAAACGACGAGAAGTGCGCCGAAGCCGCCGTCCGCGAGCTGTTCACCAAGCTGCACATCGCCGACGGCAACCTGGAACGGGCCAAAAAGCTCTACTGCGGCCAGGGGCCCCAAGCCAACGCCTATCTGAAAAAGATCCGGCATCTCCGCCTGGAGATGCTTACCGAGATGGAACGCCAGACCGAGCATATCGCCATGGAAGAGTCCGGCATCAAAACCCCCTGA
- the cydB gene encoding cytochrome d ubiquinol oxidase subunit II, whose translation MDVSVFQIIWFVLWGVLWAVYFMLDGFVLGTGFLSGFLAKNDTEKRVLINAVGPVWDGNEVWLITAGGATFAAFPTTYALMFSNLYSALLLLLFSLIVRGVSFEFRGKLDSATWKGSWDTAITVSSFLPALLFGVAFGNIFKGIPMKNDFAAVNFTYDGTLIGLLNPYGLVTGVLFVLLFAVHGSLYAAIKTTGDLSKRAAALANKLWLPLLVIAVVFLGYTYPATKLYGNFLKAPVLLIIPVIAVASLLLVKLFAAKGECYKAFTFSCLTIVFVVFTGVTGLFPNLIPSSIDPASNLTIFNSSSSLLTLQIMTVVALIFVPTVIAYKIWVYRLFRAPVSNEDVLGSPEAY comes from the coding sequence ATGGACGTATCCGTATTCCAGATCATCTGGTTCGTGCTGTGGGGAGTTTTGTGGGCGGTTTATTTCATGCTTGACGGCTTTGTGCTCGGCACCGGCTTCCTGTCGGGGTTCCTGGCCAAGAACGACACGGAAAAGCGGGTCCTGATCAACGCGGTGGGTCCGGTGTGGGACGGCAACGAGGTCTGGCTGATCACCGCCGGCGGCGCCACCTTTGCGGCCTTCCCCACCACCTATGCCCTGATGTTCAGCAACCTGTACTCGGCCCTGCTGCTGCTCCTGTTCTCCCTGATCGTCCGCGGGGTCTCCTTCGAGTTCAGGGGCAAACTGGACAGTGCCACCTGGAAAGGCTCCTGGGACACGGCCATCACCGTCTCCAGCTTTCTCCCGGCCCTCCTGTTCGGGGTCGCTTTCGGCAACATCTTCAAAGGCATTCCCATGAAGAACGATTTCGCCGCCGTGAACTTCACCTACGACGGCACCCTGATCGGTCTGCTCAACCCCTACGGCCTGGTGACCGGCGTGCTGTTCGTCCTGCTCTTTGCCGTGCACGGCTCGCTCTACGCCGCCATCAAGACCACCGGCGACCTGAGCAAGCGGGCTGCCGCCCTGGCCAACAAACTCTGGCTGCCGCTCCTGGTGATTGCGGTCGTATTCCTCGGCTACACCTACCCGGCCACCAAACTGTACGGCAACTTCCTCAAGGCACCGGTACTGTTGATCATTCCGGTCATTGCCGTGGCGTCGCTCCTTCTGGTCAAGCTCTTCGCGGCAAAAGGCGAATGCTACAAAGCCTTCACCTTCTCCTGTCTGACCATCGTCTTCGTGGTCTTTACCGGCGTGACCGGGCTGTTCCCCAACCTGATCCCCTCCAGTATCGACCCGGCCTCCAACCTGACCATCTTCAACTCCTCGTCCAGCCTGCTGACTCTGCAGATCATGACCGTGGTGGCGCTGATCTTCGTTCCGACCGTCATCGCCTACAAGATTTGGGTATACCGTCTCTTCCGGGCGCCGGTCAGCAACGAGGACGTGCTGGGAAGCCCGGAGGCGTACTAA
- a CDS encoding cytochrome ubiquinol oxidase subunit I, with protein sequence MDVVTLSQLQFAATGMFHWIFVPLTLGLSILTAWMETKYVNTGDEMWLRMTKFWGKLFLINFALGVVTGITMEFQFGMNWSEYSRYVGDIFGAPLAIEATLAFFLESVFIGVWIFGWNKISKKAHMITIWLASVATNVSALIILLANAWMQKPVGYVLRNNRAEMENFLTVLTNPYGWIKFTHTLLSGYALAAFLIMGVSAWHLLRNNENDFFKRSFRLAAVWAFVASLGTALTGDFHAVEIAKTQPTKFAAMESQWETKRGVGMNLLILPNVAQECNAVEALCVPNALSMLAFHDPNAEIKGLKDFPKELRPMVTPTFLSFRLMVGLGSFMILASLIAIFLSRRQNLERQRWFLTLMVFAIPAPYLAEQFGWLVAELGRQPWIVYGVFKTADAVSKSVSATQVALSLLGFTVLYGLLGAIDIFLLVKYAKKGPDKDLSAIINVQGRA encoded by the coding sequence ATGGACGTCGTAACCCTCAGTCAGCTGCAGTTCGCGGCAACAGGCATGTTCCACTGGATTTTCGTCCCCCTGACGCTCGGCCTCTCGATCCTGACCGCCTGGATGGAGACCAAGTATGTGAACACCGGGGATGAGATGTGGCTCCGCATGACCAAGTTCTGGGGCAAACTGTTTCTGATCAACTTTGCCCTGGGCGTCGTGACCGGCATCACCATGGAGTTCCAGTTCGGCATGAACTGGTCCGAGTATTCCCGCTACGTGGGTGATATCTTCGGTGCGCCGCTGGCCATTGAGGCGACCCTGGCCTTCTTCCTCGAATCGGTCTTCATCGGCGTCTGGATCTTCGGCTGGAACAAGATCTCCAAGAAGGCCCACATGATAACCATCTGGCTGGCCTCGGTGGCCACCAACGTTTCCGCCCTGATCATCCTGCTGGCCAACGCCTGGATGCAGAAACCGGTCGGCTACGTGCTGCGCAACAACCGGGCCGAGATGGAAAACTTCCTCACCGTCCTCACCAACCCCTACGGCTGGATCAAGTTCACCCATACCCTGCTTTCGGGCTATGCCCTGGCCGCATTCCTCATTATGGGGGTTTCCGCCTGGCACCTCCTGCGCAACAACGAGAACGACTTCTTCAAACGCTCCTTCAGGCTGGCTGCGGTCTGGGCCTTTGTCGCCTCCCTCGGCACCGCCCTGACCGGGGACTTTCACGCCGTGGAGATCGCCAAGACCCAACCGACCAAGTTCGCCGCCATGGAATCCCAGTGGGAAACCAAACGGGGCGTCGGCATGAACCTCTTGATCCTGCCGAACGTGGCCCAGGAATGTAACGCCGTGGAAGCGCTCTGCGTGCCCAACGCACTCAGCATGCTGGCCTTCCACGATCCAAACGCCGAAATCAAGGGGCTCAAGGACTTCCCCAAGGAACTGCGCCCCATGGTGACCCCGACCTTCCTCAGCTTCCGCCTCATGGTCGGCCTGGGCAGCTTCATGATCCTCGCCAGCCTGATAGCCATCTTCCTGTCGCGCAGACAGAACCTGGAGCGGCAGCGCTGGTTCCTGACGCTCATGGTCTTCGCCATCCCGGCCCCCTACCTGGCTGAACAGTTCGGTTGGCTCGTCGCCGAACTGGGGCGCCAGCCCTGGATCGTCTACGGCGTGTTCAAGACCGCCGACGCGGTTTCCAAGTCCGTTTCCGCCACCCAGGTGGCCCTGTCTCTTTTGGGTTTCACAGTTCTGTACGGCCTGTTGGGCGCCATCGACATCTTCCTGTTGGTCAAATACGCCAAAAAAGGGCCGGACAAGGATCTTTCCGCCATCATCAACGTTCAGGGGAGGGCATAG
- a CDS encoding Rrf2 family transcriptional regulator has translation MMELTRKGEYAIRGIVYLASRPADQVCLLSDIAAAVDVPPTFLAKIFQQFSKIGLVKSYRGTGGGFILGRTADKITLLEVVEAVEGPIIPNRCVTNGVDCDRSSSCNVHPVWMNVQSQVRGILDKVTLKELAEG, from the coding sequence ATGATGGAACTTACCCGCAAGGGTGAATATGCAATTCGCGGCATTGTCTATCTGGCATCCCGCCCTGCCGACCAAGTCTGCCTGCTGAGCGATATCGCTGCGGCGGTTGACGTCCCCCCCACCTTTCTTGCCAAAATCTTCCAGCAATTCAGCAAAATCGGGCTGGTAAAATCATACCGCGGCACCGGCGGCGGCTTCATTCTCGGCCGCACGGCGGACAAGATCACCCTTCTGGAGGTGGTGGAAGCCGTGGAAGGGCCGATTATCCCCAACAGATGCGTCACCAACGGAGTCGATTGCGATCGCAGCAGCAGTTGCAACGTGCACCCGGTATGGATGAACGTGCAATCCCAGGTCCGGGGCATCCTTGACAAGGTAACGCTGAAAGAGCTGGCCGAGGGGTAA
- a CDS encoding 6-phosphofructokinase has protein sequence MTQTIGILTGGGDCPGLNAVIRGVVKSAIIRHGWRVLGIEDGFDGLLSLDKCTPLTLESVRGILPRGGTILGTTNRGNPFSYPVEQDGAIVRVDRSDAVVANIKALGIDALVAVGGEGSLKIALELYKKGIPVVGVPKTIDNDLRETDFTFGYNTALETATDALDKLHTTAESHHRVMILEVMGRYAGWIALESGIAGGADVILIPEIPFHIDRICDAVSSRSARGSRFSIIVVAEGAFPAGGSRVVTQKADERQAIERLGGIGQFVAKRIEQCLDMDVRVTVLGHLQRGGSPTTFDRALGSRFGTKAVQMVAAGEFGRMACLKGRAITSVPMEDAISDLKLVDPAGEIVQTAEELGIMLGR, from the coding sequence ATGACGCAAACCATCGGCATCCTCACCGGAGGCGGCGACTGCCCCGGCTTGAACGCCGTTATCCGCGGCGTGGTCAAGAGCGCCATCATCCGCCACGGCTGGCGGGTGTTGGGCATCGAGGACGGTTTCGACGGCCTGCTGAGCCTGGACAAATGCACGCCGCTCACCCTGGAAAGCGTGCGCGGCATCCTCCCCCGCGGGGGTACCATCCTGGGTACCACCAACCGCGGCAACCCCTTCTCCTATCCGGTGGAACAGGACGGCGCCATCGTTCGCGTCGACCGTTCCGACGCGGTCGTCGCAAACATCAAGGCCCTGGGGATCGACGCCCTGGTGGCCGTGGGGGGCGAGGGTTCCCTCAAGATCGCCCTGGAACTGTACAAAAAGGGGATCCCGGTGGTGGGAGTGCCCAAGACCATCGACAACGACCTGCGGGAGACCGATTTCACCTTCGGCTACAACACCGCCCTGGAAACGGCCACCGACGCCCTGGACAAACTGCACACCACCGCCGAGAGCCACCACCGGGTGATGATCCTGGAGGTCATGGGACGCTATGCCGGCTGGATCGCCCTGGAATCGGGCATCGCCGGCGGCGCCGACGTCATCCTCATCCCGGAGATCCCCTTCCATATCGACCGCATCTGCGACGCCGTCAGCAGCCGTTCGGCCCGGGGCAGCCGCTTCAGCATCATCGTGGTCGCCGAGGGGGCTTTTCCGGCGGGCGGCAGCAGGGTTGTGACCCAGAAGGCGGACGAACGCCAGGCCATCGAACGCCTGGGGGGCATCGGACAGTTCGTGGCAAAGCGCATCGAACAATGCCTGGACATGGATGTGCGCGTCACCGTGCTGGGGCACCTGCAGCGGGGCGGCTCCCCCACCACCTTCGACCGGGCCCTGGGAAGCCGCTTCGGCACCAAGGCGGTGCAGATGGTGGCCGCCGGAGAATTCGGGCGCATGGCCTGCCTGAAGGGCCGCGCCATCACCTCGGTCCCCATGGAGGACGCCATCAGCGACCTGAAGCTGGTGGATCCCGCCGGGGAGATCGTCCAGACCGCCGAAGAGCTCGGCATCATGCTTGGCCGCTGA
- the tatC gene encoding twin-arginine translocase subunit TatC, translating into MSEEKVAPFIEHLVELRKRLVIIVVAVVIGMGVAWNFSGPVLNFVEKPLTGKTYLTEIKKMVYAKVKERAPELYTRYKLEQEINAPEKKRPLNYSAPLEPFFIQCKISMLLGFVLVLPVVFLQLWMFIAPGLTRKERRMVVPFITAATLTFCVGAMFFLIVIWPVIINFSLSYEAEGLQSWFNISSYINFCLRLILIFGLIFELPILTLILSRFGIVSYKMLAPKRKYALLASSIVAAFHADLITMFVIMVPMYLMYEISIWVALIFGKKKVIAPPEAEGETI; encoded by the coding sequence ATGAGCGAAGAAAAAGTTGCCCCCTTCATCGAGCATCTGGTCGAGTTGCGCAAGCGGCTCGTCATCATCGTCGTCGCCGTGGTTATCGGCATGGGCGTGGCCTGGAACTTCTCCGGTCCGGTCCTCAACTTCGTGGAAAAACCCCTGACCGGCAAGACCTACCTGACCGAGATCAAAAAGATGGTCTACGCCAAGGTCAAGGAACGGGCTCCCGAACTCTATACCCGCTACAAGCTGGAACAGGAGATCAACGCCCCCGAGAAGAAACGCCCCCTCAACTACAGCGCTCCCCTGGAGCCGTTCTTCATCCAGTGCAAGATCTCCATGCTGCTCGGCTTCGTGCTGGTCCTGCCGGTGGTCTTCCTGCAACTCTGGATGTTCATCGCCCCCGGCCTCACCCGCAAGGAACGACGCATGGTGGTCCCCTTCATCACTGCCGCCACCCTCACCTTCTGCGTCGGGGCCATGTTCTTCCTCATCGTGATCTGGCCGGTCATCATCAACTTCTCCCTCTCCTACGAGGCGGAGGGGCTGCAGAGCTGGTTCAACATCAGTTCCTACATCAACTTCTGCCTGCGCCTGATCCTGATCTTCGGCCTGATCTTCGAACTGCCGATCCTGACCCTGATCCTGTCCCGCTTCGGCATCGTCAGCTACAAGATGCTGGCCCCCAAGCGCAAATACGCCCTTTTGGCCAGTTCCATCGTGGCCGCCTTCCACGCCGACCTGATCACCATGTTCGTCATCATGGTCCCCATGTACCTGATGTACGAGATCAGCATCTGGGTGGCGCTCATCTTCGGCAAGAAAAAGGTTATCGCCCCACCCGAAGCGGAGGGTGAAACGATCTAA
- a CDS encoding twin-arginine translocase TatA/TatE family subunit, which translates to MFGFGTPELIIIAAIVMLVFGVGKLPEIGSSFGKAISNFRKAANDKDTAELPPQKES; encoded by the coding sequence ATGTTTGGTTTCGGCACCCCGGAATTGATTATTATCGCAGCTATCGTGATGCTGGTGTTCGGCGTGGGGAAACTTCCGGAAATCGGCAGTTCCTTCGGCAAGGCCATCAGCAACTTCAGAAAGGCCGCCAACGACAAGGATACCGCCGAACTCCCCCCCCAAAAAGAGTCGTAA
- the rnr gene encoding ribonuclease R, translating into MTVSKKHILALLKEYGGPVHFSTLLRDFGGRHLKRELQNLLEDMADNGEVIRQRGNSYVLPGQVRTVRGRITVHRDGYGFVAPEGGGEDIFIPAKFMKGALHGDLVEATANQSRMGGNKLDGRIVNVVERSTTRVVGRYDESRRGALVISDDQRLNLAVLIPPKGRGRAEDGQQVVAELTAYPVGGRPAEGRIVEILGWPDDPEVEVQSVIRRFELPHVFGPDVLAEADAVPEAVGKGELKGRVDLRGMTTVTIDGETARDFDDAVALRREGANFRLWVSIADVSAYVTPGSPLDREAYLRGTSVYFPDRCIPMLPERLSNGICSLNPQVERLTMTAEMLFDAAGRMVESAFYPSVIKSSARLTYTTVKQIIVDNDREVADKHRPLTPMLGEMKELALILMAMRKKRGSIDFDLPEPEIIIGLTGRTEGIVRAERNLAHQLIEEFMLAANEAVAAFVTSRQVPFLYRIHENPDPAKLHDFQEFIYGFGYEFALVGDRVNPAELQRLLAQADGRPEERMLNYALLRCMKQARYAAENLGHFGLASPCYCHFTSPIRRYPDLVVHRILKALLALDEKKDDKRRAKQLAIATEHLGETAEHTSKRERVAMEAERDVVEMKKVQYMQQHLGEEFDGYITGATAFGFFVELEELFVEGLVHISTLDDDLYTFQEKQHSLVGNRLRRVFRIGDKARVTVAAVSPATRRIEFTLAAHTPSAPPKIPAGAGPAEEYPRIPIKGKRVSGLTRGGGAESKGAASGRGKGKAKEKGRSSGKKRH; encoded by the coding sequence ATGACCGTATCAAAAAAGCATATTCTGGCGCTCCTCAAGGAATACGGGGGCCCAGTCCATTTTTCAACCCTGTTGCGCGACTTCGGCGGCCGCCACCTGAAGCGCGAGTTGCAGAACCTGCTGGAGGACATGGCGGACAACGGCGAGGTAATCCGCCAGCGGGGCAACAGCTACGTCCTGCCGGGGCAGGTAAGGACCGTGCGCGGCCGGATCACGGTCCACCGGGACGGCTACGGCTTCGTGGCGCCCGAAGGGGGCGGCGAGGACATCTTCATCCCGGCCAAATTCATGAAAGGCGCCCTGCACGGCGACCTGGTGGAGGCCACCGCCAATCAGAGCCGCATGGGGGGTAACAAACTGGACGGACGAATCGTCAACGTGGTGGAACGGAGCACCACCCGGGTCGTGGGGAGGTACGACGAGAGCCGCCGCGGCGCGCTGGTCATCTCCGACGACCAGCGTCTCAATCTGGCGGTCCTCATTCCCCCCAAGGGGCGCGGCAGGGCCGAGGACGGCCAGCAGGTGGTGGCCGAACTCACCGCCTATCCGGTGGGCGGCCGGCCGGCCGAGGGGCGCATCGTGGAGATCCTCGGGTGGCCCGACGACCCGGAGGTGGAAGTCCAGTCGGTGATCCGCCGCTTCGAGCTGCCCCATGTGTTCGGCCCGGACGTGTTGGCCGAGGCCGACGCCGTGCCCGAAGCCGTGGGCAAAGGGGAATTGAAGGGGCGCGTGGACCTGCGGGGCATGACCACCGTCACCATCGACGGCGAAACGGCCCGGGACTTCGACGACGCCGTGGCCCTGCGCCGGGAGGGGGCCAATTTCCGGTTGTGGGTCTCCATCGCCGACGTCTCCGCCTATGTCACCCCCGGCAGCCCCCTGGACCGGGAGGCCTACCTGCGCGGCACCTCGGTCTATTTTCCGGACCGCTGCATCCCCATGCTCCCCGAACGGCTCTCCAACGGCATCTGCTCCCTCAACCCCCAGGTGGAGCGCCTGACCATGACGGCCGAGATGCTCTTCGACGCCGCCGGCCGCATGGTGGAGAGCGCCTTCTACCCCAGCGTCATCAAGAGCAGTGCCCGCCTGACCTACACCACCGTCAAACAGATCATCGTGGACAACGACCGGGAGGTGGCGGACAAGCACCGCCCCCTGACCCCCATGCTGGGAGAGATGAAGGAATTGGCCCTGATCCTGATGGCCATGCGCAAAAAGCGGGGCAGCATCGACTTCGACCTGCCCGAGCCGGAGATCATCATCGGCCTGACCGGCCGGACCGAGGGGATCGTCCGGGCCGAGCGCAACCTGGCGCACCAGTTGATCGAAGAGTTCATGCTGGCGGCCAACGAGGCGGTGGCCGCCTTCGTCACCTCCCGGCAGGTCCCGTTCCTCTACCGCATCCACGAAAACCCGGACCCGGCCAAGCTGCACGACTTCCAGGAATTCATCTACGGCTTCGGCTACGAGTTCGCCCTGGTGGGGGACCGGGTCAATCCGGCCGAACTGCAGCGCCTGCTGGCCCAGGCCGACGGGAGGCCCGAGGAGCGCATGCTCAACTACGCCCTGTTGCGCTGCATGAAGCAGGCCCGTTACGCCGCCGAAAACCTGGGGCACTTCGGCCTGGCCTCTCCCTGCTACTGCCACTTTACCTCACCCATCCGGCGCTACCCCGATCTGGTGGTGCACCGCATCCTCAAGGCGCTCCTGGCCCTGGATGAGAAGAAGGACGACAAGCGCCGCGCCAAACAACTGGCCATCGCCACCGAACACCTGGGTGAGACGGCCGAGCATACCAGCAAGCGGGAGCGGGTGGCCATGGAGGCCGAGCGGGACGTGGTGGAGATGAAGAAGGTCCAGTACATGCAGCAGCATCTGGGGGAGGAGTTCGACGGCTATATCACCGGCGCGACCGCTTTCGGTTTTTTCGTGGAGCTGGAGGAGCTGTTCGTGGAGGGGCTGGTGCACATCTCCACCCTGGACGACGACCTGTACACCTTTCAGGAGAAGCAGCACTCCCTGGTGGGCAACCGGTTGCGGCGCGTCTTCCGCATCGGCGACAAGGCGCGGGTCACGGTGGCGGCGGTCTCCCCGGCCACCCGGCGCATCGAGTTCACCCTGGCGGCCCACACCCCCTCCGCCCCGCCCAAAATCCCGGCCGGTGCCGGACCGGCCGAGGAGTACCCGCGCATACCGATCAAGGGCAAGCGGGTGAGCGGCCTCACGCGGGGCGGCGGCGCTGAGTCCAAAGGGGCGGCGTCCGGCAGGGGTAAAGGTAAAGCGAAGGAAAAGGGGCGCAGTAGCGGCAAAAAACGGCATTGA
- a CDS encoding NADPH:quinone reductase yields the protein MKVIHVTQFGPPEVMVLKDVADLEPGPGQVVVTVKAAGVNPVDTYIRSGLYQHAATPPYTPGIDAAGVIAAVGPEVKHRRVGDRVYVAWSVSGTYAEQVLCAEAQTHPLPEGITFGQGAAIGVPYGAAYRALFQRARAQAGETVLVHGASGGVGLGAVQLARAAGLWVIGTAGSDQGRALVQAQGAHHVLNHHEPGYLDKLADLTCGHGVDVILEMLANVNLAKDLTVLATGGRVAVIGSRGRVEIDPRDTMGREASILGVTLYQATPQDLGSMHAAFVAGLENGTLRPVVSRELPLAEAATAHHAVMETNTLGKIVLVP from the coding sequence ATGAAAGTGATACACGTTACGCAATTCGGACCTCCCGAGGTCATGGTACTGAAAGATGTGGCCGACCTGGAGCCGGGGCCGGGCCAGGTGGTGGTGACGGTCAAGGCCGCCGGGGTCAACCCGGTGGATACCTATATCCGTTCCGGTCTGTACCAACACGCCGCGACACCCCCCTATACGCCGGGAATCGACGCCGCCGGGGTGATCGCCGCGGTGGGGCCGGAGGTGAAGCATCGCCGGGTGGGCGACCGGGTGTACGTGGCCTGGTCCGTCTCCGGCACCTATGCCGAGCAGGTGCTCTGCGCCGAGGCCCAGACCCATCCCCTGCCCGAGGGGATCACCTTTGGCCAGGGAGCTGCCATCGGGGTGCCCTACGGCGCGGCCTATCGCGCCCTGTTCCAGCGGGCCCGCGCCCAGGCCGGGGAAACGGTGCTGGTGCATGGCGCCAGCGGTGGGGTGGGGCTTGGCGCGGTGCAGTTGGCCCGGGCCGCCGGGTTGTGGGTGATCGGCACGGCCGGTTCCGATCAAGGGCGGGCGCTGGTACAGGCCCAGGGGGCGCATCATGTGCTCAACCACCACGAACCGGGCTATCTGGACAAACTGGCCGACCTGACCTGCGGTCATGGGGTGGATGTGATCCTGGAGATGCTGGCCAACGTGAACCTGGCCAAGGACCTGACGGTGCTGGCCACGGGTGGCCGGGTGGCGGTGATCGGCAGCCGCGGCCGGGTCGAAATCGACCCGCGGGACACCATGGGGCGCGAGGCCTCGATCCTGGGGGTCACCCTCTACCAGGCTACGCCCCAGGACTTGGGTTCCATGCACGCCGCCTTCGTGGCCGGCCTGGAAAACGGCACCCTGCGGCCGGTGGTGAGCAGGGAACTCCCCCTGGCCGAGGCTGCGACGGCCCATCACGCCGTCATGGAGACCAACACCCTGGGCAAGATTGTGCTGGTCCCCTGA
- the msrA gene encoding peptide-methionine (S)-S-oxide reductase MsrA, producing the protein MEKATFAAGCFWGVEDAFMDAPGVVATRVGYTGGRTENPTYGDVCSHATGHAEAVEITFDPSLTTYERLLDLFWECHNPTQLNRQGPDVGDQYRSAIFYHSEEQRQAAEAALERLDHSGRLRRRIVTEIVPAATFWEAEAYHQKYHLKQGGGCGF; encoded by the coding sequence ATGGAGAAAGCAACCTTTGCCGCCGGTTGTTTCTGGGGCGTGGAAGACGCCTTCATGGATGCGCCCGGCGTCGTGGCCACCCGGGTCGGCTATACGGGCGGCCGCACCGAAAACCCCACCTATGGCGATGTCTGCAGCCATGCCACCGGCCATGCCGAAGCGGTGGAGATCACCTTCGATCCCAGCCTGACAACCTACGAGCGGCTCCTGGACCTATTCTGGGAGTGCCACAACCCGACCCAGTTGAACCGCCAGGGCCCGGATGTGGGGGACCAGTACCGCTCGGCCATCTTCTACCATTCGGAAGAACAGCGCCAGGCCGCCGAGGCGGCCCTGGAGCGCCTCGACCACTCGGGCAGACTGCGCCGCAGGATCGTGACCGAGATCGTCCCGGCCGCCACCTTCTGGGAGGCGGAGGCCTATCACCAGAAGTACCACCTGAAGCAGGGGGGCGGCTGCGGGTTCTGA